A stretch of Halocalculus aciditolerans DNA encodes these proteins:
- a CDS encoding ABC transporter substrate-binding protein translates to MAYDTNRRSFLKATGAAGAVGLTGLAGCSGGGGGSGGRSVKLGLLFPETGDLGSLGKPMRDAGELAAIIVNDADVDITVDTQSEDTQTDPSQGVSAANSLVNAGYPMVNGPASSGVNLPVCKQVFIPNNVVGSSPSSTAPSVTSLDDNDLVYRTAPSDALQGRVLAQIAYERQEDRTASTMFVNNDYGQQLSDAFVGAFEDKGGTVQQTVSFEKGQSSYTSRLQSALSGNPDTLIVVGYPESGVQLFKDYYSNFSGEHNILLTDGMAEASMPSKVGNPMDNAKGSAPLPSGPANDFFTQQYKDEYGSEPTVFTPHSFDSAMVMILANAHAGENTGSAVKESMRMVANPADGATDVGPDNIAEGISEVLDGNRVNYSGASSSVDFDENGDMSAVTYQYWGFGDGVIETLAEIQFDQ, encoded by the coding sequence ATGGCGTACGATACCAACAGACGCTCGTTCTTGAAAGCGACCGGTGCGGCCGGGGCAGTGGGTCTCACCGGGCTCGCTGGCTGCTCGGGCGGTGGCGGGGGGAGTGGCGGTCGTTCGGTGAAACTCGGTCTGCTCTTCCCGGAGACCGGCGACCTCGGGAGCCTCGGCAAACCGATGCGCGACGCGGGGGAGCTCGCGGCGATCATCGTGAACGACGCCGACGTCGACATCACGGTCGACACGCAGTCGGAAGACACGCAGACAGACCCTTCACAGGGCGTGAGCGCGGCGAACTCGCTCGTGAACGCGGGCTACCCGATGGTGAACGGGCCGGCGTCCTCCGGCGTCAACCTCCCGGTCTGTAAGCAGGTGTTCATCCCGAACAACGTCGTCGGGAGTTCGCCGTCCAGCACCGCGCCGAGCGTCACGTCGCTCGACGACAACGACCTCGTCTACCGCACCGCGCCGAGCGACGCGCTCCAGGGCCGCGTGCTCGCGCAGATCGCCTACGAGCGCCAGGAGGACCGGACGGCGTCGACGATGTTCGTGAACAACGACTACGGCCAGCAGCTCTCCGACGCGTTCGTCGGCGCGTTCGAGGACAAGGGGGGGACGGTCCAGCAGACCGTCTCCTTCGAGAAGGGGCAGTCCTCGTACACGTCGCGGCTCCAGAGCGCGCTCTCCGGAAACCCCGACACCCTCATCGTCGTCGGCTACCCGGAGTCCGGCGTCCAGCTCTTCAAGGACTACTACTCGAACTTCTCCGGCGAACACAACATCCTCCTCACGGACGGGATGGCGGAGGCGAGCATGCCGTCGAAGGTCGGGAACCCGATGGACAACGCGAAGGGGAGTGCGCCGCTCCCGTCCGGCCCGGCGAACGACTTCTTCACCCAGCAGTACAAAGACGAGTACGGTTCCGAACCGACCGTCTTCACCCCGCACAGCTTCGACTCGGCGATGGTGATGATTCTCGCGAACGCTCACGCGGGCGAGAACACCGGCTCCGCGGTCAAGGAGTCGATGCGGATGGTCGCGAACCCCGCGGACGGCGCGACCGACGTCGGTCCGGACAACATCGCCGAGGGCATCTCCGAGGTCCTCGACGGGAACCGCGTGAACTACAGCGGCGCGTCCTCTTCCGTCGACTTCGACGAGAACGGCGACATGAGCGCCGTCACCTACCAGTACTGGGGCTTCGGCGACGGCGTCATCGAGACGCTCGCGGAGATCCAGTTCGACCAGTAG
- a CDS encoding aldo/keto reductase, with protein sequence MARIHDLGLGTYQNTDPDECADAVSTALDVGYRHVDTAQMYDNEAAVGRGIAESTVPREDVFLATKLDTDNLAYDDVIESTAASLDRLGVDSVDLLYVHWPLDSYDPEETLAALDDLRDDGVIDHVGLSNFTLDLLDEARDHLDSPIFAHQVEMHPLLQQEELREYARTHDHHLVAYCPIARNQVEGVPELEAVARKHGATEAQVALAWLREKNVTAIPKASSEAHIRENYESLDIDLDADDVDEIDGIEAEERIVDFDGTPW encoded by the coding sequence ATGGCTCGAATCCACGATCTCGGTCTCGGCACCTACCAGAACACCGACCCGGACGAATGCGCGGACGCGGTTTCGACCGCCCTCGACGTCGGGTATCGGCACGTCGACACGGCGCAGATGTACGACAACGAGGCGGCCGTCGGCCGCGGTATCGCCGAGTCCACGGTTCCGCGCGAGGACGTCTTCCTCGCGACGAAGCTCGACACCGACAACCTCGCGTACGACGACGTCATCGAGAGCACCGCGGCGAGCCTCGACCGCCTCGGCGTCGACTCCGTCGACCTCCTCTACGTCCACTGGCCGCTCGACTCCTACGACCCCGAGGAGACGCTCGCGGCGCTCGACGACCTGCGCGACGACGGCGTCATCGACCACGTCGGCCTCTCGAACTTCACGCTGGACCTCCTCGACGAGGCGCGCGACCACCTCGACTCGCCGATTTTCGCCCACCAAGTCGAGATGCACCCGCTCCTCCAGCAGGAGGAGCTCCGCGAGTACGCCCGCACGCACGACCACCACCTCGTCGCCTACTGTCCCATCGCCCGGAATCAGGTGGAGGGCGTCCCCGAACTCGAAGCCGTCGCCCGGAAACACGGCGCGACCGAAGCGCAGGTCGCGCTCGCGTGGCTCCGCGAGAAGAACGTCACCGCCATCCCGAAGGCGAGCAGCGAGGCGCACATCCGCGAGAACTACGAGAGCCTCGACATCGACCTCGACGCCGACGACGTCGACGAAATCGACGGCATCGAGGCGGAAGAGCGCATCGTCGACTTCGACGGCACGCCCTGGTAG
- a CDS encoding phosphoglycerate kinase: MPVRTLDDLDVDGAALGVRVDINSPVDADGGLTDDARIRAHRETIAELAERGGRVALLAHQGRPGGDDFARLEAHAERLDELLDAPVSYCDGTFSADARDAVGALDPGEIVVLENTRFYSEEYMEFEPARAAETFLVSRLAPALDAYVSDAFAAAHRSQPSLVGFPERLPAYAGRILERELDVLGSVEDTPEPRVYVVGGAKVPDSIDVAEHALENGLADTVLTTGVVGNVFLLAAGVDIGTASEEFVRDRGYWDEIGRAADLLGRYPDRIDLPVDVAVERDGERVVLSKTDLPPRDGESAMDIGPATVAAYTDYFDAAGTVVLNGPAGVFEHDLFGDGSRDLFTAVADSDAYSIVGGGDTAAAIRKFDVEGFDHVSTGGGAALTILTGGTLPAVDALRR; encoded by the coding sequence ATGCCGGTTCGGACCCTCGACGACCTCGACGTCGACGGCGCGGCCCTCGGCGTCCGCGTCGACATCAACAGTCCAGTGGACGCCGACGGCGGCCTCACAGACGACGCGCGCATCCGCGCGCATCGAGAAACCATCGCCGAGCTCGCCGAGCGCGGCGGCCGCGTCGCCCTCCTCGCCCATCAGGGCCGACCCGGCGGCGACGACTTCGCCCGCCTCGAAGCGCACGCCGAGCGCCTCGACGAACTCCTCGACGCCCCCGTCTCCTACTGCGACGGGACGTTCTCCGCCGACGCCCGCGACGCCGTCGGCGCGCTCGACCCCGGCGAAATCGTCGTCCTCGAGAACACGCGCTTCTACAGCGAGGAGTACATGGAGTTCGAGCCGGCGCGCGCCGCCGAGACCTTCCTCGTCTCCCGGCTCGCCCCCGCCCTCGACGCCTACGTCAGCGACGCGTTCGCCGCCGCCCACCGCAGCCAGCCGAGCCTCGTCGGCTTCCCCGAACGCCTCCCCGCGTACGCCGGGCGCATCCTGGAGCGCGAACTCGACGTGCTGGGAAGCGTCGAAGACACGCCCGAACCCCGCGTCTACGTCGTCGGCGGCGCAAAAGTCCCCGACTCCATCGACGTCGCCGAGCACGCCCTCGAAAACGGCCTCGCCGACACCGTCCTCACCACCGGCGTCGTCGGGAACGTCTTCCTCCTCGCCGCCGGCGTCGACATCGGCACCGCCAGCGAGGAGTTCGTCCGCGACCGCGGCTACTGGGACGAGATCGGGCGCGCCGCCGACCTCCTCGGACGCTACCCCGACCGCATCGACCTCCCCGTCGACGTCGCCGTCGAACGCGACGGCGAACGCGTCGTCCTCTCCAAGACCGACCTCCCGCCCCGCGACGGCGAATCCGCGATGGACATCGGTCCCGCCACCGTCGCCGCCTACACCGACTACTTCGACGCCGCCGGCACCGTCGTCCTCAACGGCCCCGCCGGCGTCTTCGAACACGACCTCTTCGGCGACGGGAGCCGCGACCTCTTCACCGCCGTCGCCGACAGCGACGCCTACAGCATCGTCGGCGGCGGCGACACCGCCGCCGCCATCCGGAAGTTCGACGTCGAGGGGTTCGACCACGTCTCCACCGGCGGCGGCGCGGCGCTCACCATCCTCACCGGCGGCACCCTCCCCGCCGTCGACGCCCTCCGCAGATGA
- a CDS encoding pentapeptide repeat-containing protein — protein sequence MDAGTGGRCAYVHDSADSEWSCPHDAVTGRDVCAFHLPPSEYDAVGLTDADVSERLLACVRDDTQRHNEFVGAHFGTLDARNVTVESDHAYPVRLTDVTVDGDLRIDSANVVAELIFDGSTVHGQVCLDGTRFVTDVSFVDCTFGGIVSASTTKFEGGVVFARATFEDAAAFDAGATFLEDAVFTDTDFGGPAQFRGALFENRVFFRGAHFTADADFAGSVVEAIATFEAAAFDGETSFRNSRFAGPVKFGGRTDTATTFADAPDFRRVTAEESLDFTEVTFADGVDFADAGFEADVDFTDAEIYGEVVLDQASCGEQFRFAPADADLDTYVSCDRTTIRGGVLHQPREGRLLFDFRQGRLGDVDAQGTPANDAIDFLRFVNTTFDGFDFTTYRPRLEPDYRIHRFDVATDVAPVDLTAREEELTYMKAKAGADRIGDGRCQSGFFVREMRARGQRARDRRKDAGGPREWLRATLTHSYNRAFDWTCEYAEDPHRLVGVMFGVILAYAGLFWAGFRAAGTTLEQGSTTPDAVMHAPVALDYILLSGEAFTTIVYYPAAVLPSWQVRLIAVSESLVGVLLSALFLFTLTRAVHR from the coding sequence ATGGACGCGGGTACCGGCGGTCGCTGCGCGTACGTACACGACTCGGCGGACAGCGAGTGGTCGTGCCCGCACGACGCCGTCACCGGCCGCGACGTCTGCGCCTTCCACCTGCCGCCGAGCGAGTACGACGCCGTCGGCCTCACCGATGCCGACGTCTCCGAGCGCCTCCTCGCGTGCGTCCGCGACGACACGCAGCGCCACAACGAGTTCGTCGGCGCGCACTTCGGGACGCTCGACGCCCGGAACGTCACGGTCGAATCCGACCACGCCTACCCCGTCCGCCTCACCGACGTCACGGTCGACGGCGACCTCCGAATCGACAGCGCGAACGTCGTCGCCGAACTCATCTTCGACGGCTCGACCGTCCACGGTCAGGTCTGCCTCGATGGCACGCGGTTCGTCACCGACGTCTCCTTCGTCGACTGCACGTTCGGCGGTATCGTCTCCGCCTCCACGACGAAGTTCGAAGGCGGCGTGGTGTTCGCACGCGCCACCTTCGAGGACGCCGCCGCGTTCGACGCCGGCGCGACCTTCCTCGAAGACGCCGTCTTCACCGACACCGACTTCGGGGGCCCCGCGCAGTTCCGCGGCGCGCTCTTCGAGAACCGCGTGTTCTTCCGCGGCGCGCACTTCACCGCCGACGCCGACTTCGCCGGCTCCGTCGTCGAAGCCATCGCCACCTTCGAAGCCGCCGCGTTCGACGGCGAAACCTCCTTCCGGAACTCGCGCTTCGCCGGCCCCGTGAAGTTCGGCGGCCGCACCGACACCGCCACAACGTTCGCCGACGCGCCCGACTTCCGCCGCGTCACCGCCGAGGAATCCCTCGACTTCACCGAAGTGACGTTCGCCGACGGCGTCGACTTCGCCGACGCCGGCTTCGAAGCCGACGTGGATTTCACTGACGCCGAAATCTACGGCGAGGTCGTCCTCGACCAGGCGAGCTGCGGCGAGCAGTTCCGATTCGCGCCCGCCGACGCCGACCTCGACACCTACGTCTCCTGCGACCGGACGACCATCCGCGGCGGCGTCCTCCACCAGCCCCGCGAAGGCCGCCTCCTCTTCGACTTCCGTCAGGGCCGCCTCGGCGACGTCGACGCCCAGGGCACGCCCGCGAACGACGCCATCGACTTCCTCCGCTTCGTCAACACGACCTTCGACGGCTTCGACTTCACCACCTACCGGCCGCGACTCGAACCCGACTACCGCATCCACCGCTTCGACGTCGCCACCGACGTCGCCCCCGTCGACCTCACCGCGCGCGAGGAGGAACTCACCTACATGAAGGCGAAAGCCGGCGCGGACAGGATCGGCGACGGCCGCTGTCAGTCCGGGTTCTTCGTCCGCGAGATGCGCGCCCGCGGCCAGCGCGCCCGCGACCGCCGAAAGGACGCCGGCGGGCCGCGCGAGTGGCTCCGCGCGACGCTCACCCACTCCTACAACCGCGCGTTCGACTGGACCTGCGAGTACGCCGAAGACCCCCATCGCCTCGTCGGCGTGATGTTCGGCGTCATCCTCGCGTACGCCGGCCTCTTCTGGGCGGGCTTCCGCGCCGCCGGCACGACCCTCGAACAGGGGAGCACGACGCCGGACGCCGTCATGCACGCCCCCGTCGCCCTCGACTACATCCTCCTCTCCGGCGAGGCGTTTACCACCATCGTCTACTACCCCGCCGCCGTCCTCCCGTCCTGGCAGGTCCGCCTCATCGCCGTCTCGGAGAGCCTCGTCGGCGTCCTCCTCTCCGCGCTCTTCCTCTTCACGCTCACCCGGGCCGTTCACAGATAA
- a CDS encoding ABC transporter ATP-binding protein, with the protein MSDSPTDVVLDVDSLEKHFGGITAVDGASFGIERGEFTGLIGPNGAGKSTTFNCIAGTLSPSAGTVTFDDTDVTGMEPYQVANQGLVRTFQIARELSEMTVLENLMLAPPGQEGEKLWKAVTPGVRSGVVDQEYDVRERAWEMLEFFDIDHLAREQAGNLSGGQRKLLELARALMTEPEMLLLDEPFAGVNPTLQNKLVEHLHDLIDDGYTVLIVEHDMDVIMNNCERVIVMHQGQILADGTPADIKGDERVIDAYLGGDAE; encoded by the coding sequence GTGAGCGATTCTCCCACTGACGTCGTCCTCGACGTCGACTCGCTGGAGAAGCATTTCGGCGGCATCACCGCCGTCGACGGCGCGTCCTTCGGCATCGAGCGCGGCGAGTTCACGGGACTCATCGGGCCGAACGGCGCGGGGAAGTCCACGACGTTCAACTGCATCGCCGGCACGCTCTCGCCCTCCGCGGGCACCGTCACCTTCGACGACACGGACGTCACCGGGATGGAACCCTACCAGGTCGCGAACCAGGGGCTCGTCCGCACTTTCCAGATCGCCCGGGAACTCTCCGAGATGACCGTTCTGGAGAACCTCATGCTCGCCCCGCCCGGACAGGAGGGCGAGAAGCTCTGGAAGGCCGTCACGCCGGGCGTTCGCTCCGGCGTCGTCGACCAGGAGTACGACGTCCGCGAGCGGGCGTGGGAGATGCTGGAGTTCTTCGACATCGACCACCTCGCGCGCGAGCAGGCCGGGAACCTCTCCGGCGGACAGCGGAAACTCCTCGAACTCGCTCGCGCGCTCATGACGGAGCCGGAGATGCTCCTCCTCGACGAGCCGTTCGCCGGCGTCAACCCGACGCTCCAGAACAAACTCGTCGAACACCTCCACGACCTCATCGACGACGGCTACACCGTCCTCATCGTCGAACACGACATGGACGTCATCATGAACAACTGCGAACGCGTCATCGTCATGCACCAGGGCCAGATACTCGCGGACGGCACGCCGGCGGACATCAAAGGCGACGAACGCGTCATCGACGCGTACCTCGGGGGTGACGCGGAGTGA
- a CDS encoding RNA-binding protein: MASVPFHYIDLRAFAYETEDVERVERALRHFLPEEFELEASETTGHNGDRILILSARVENADGMRVVLDAIREGADLETVREQVRNRVTENCEFYVHFDKQEAYRGASRLGDGIVLRAKVEAYPAKREAAVENATDALAEQ; encoded by the coding sequence ATGGCTAGCGTTCCGTTCCACTACATCGACCTGCGGGCGTTCGCGTACGAGACGGAGGACGTCGAGCGGGTCGAGCGCGCGCTCCGGCATTTCCTGCCGGAGGAGTTCGAGTTGGAGGCGTCGGAGACGACGGGGCACAACGGCGACCGCATCCTGATTCTGTCGGCGCGCGTGGAGAACGCGGACGGGATGCGGGTGGTGTTGGACGCGATTCGCGAGGGCGCGGATCTGGAGACGGTACGCGAGCAGGTGCGGAATCGCGTGACGGAGAACTGCGAGTTCTACGTGCACTTCGACAAGCAGGAGGCCTACCGGGGGGCGAGTCGGCTCGGCGACGGCATCGTGTTGCGCGCGAAAGTGGAGGCGTATCCGGCGAAGCGCGAGGCGGCGGTCGAGAACGCGACGGACGCGCTCGCGGAGCAGTAA
- a CDS encoding RAD55 family ATPase yields MAERLPTGIDVLDRELDGGFPAGSVVAYQDPPASQGELLLYELSIPRPTYYLTADRTESAVADAFESSAVPANAPELTFLPEGAPLDTGRRAFRNVPEGSTLIIDPADALERTERSRYQTFLSELQNHMRNTNSVAILHCLKSDHSPELRDTTEHMADVVIDLRQTVTASDVETRISIPKLRGGRALSETIKLNLGDRVRIDTSRDIA; encoded by the coding sequence ATGGCCGAGCGGCTCCCCACGGGGATCGACGTGCTCGACAGGGAGCTCGACGGCGGTTTCCCCGCCGGGAGCGTCGTCGCCTATCAGGACCCACCCGCGAGCCAGGGCGAACTCCTCCTCTACGAGCTCTCCATCCCCCGCCCCACCTACTACCTCACCGCCGACCGCACGGAGTCCGCCGTCGCCGACGCCTTCGAATCCTCCGCCGTCCCCGCCAACGCACCCGAGCTCACCTTCCTCCCCGAGGGCGCACCCCTCGACACCGGCCGCCGCGCCTTCCGCAACGTCCCCGAAGGCTCGACGCTCATCATCGATCCAGCCGACGCCCTCGAACGCACCGAACGCAGCCGCTACCAGACCTTCCTCTCCGAACTCCAGAACCACATGCGGAACACGAACAGCGTCGCGATCCTCCACTGCCTGAAGAGCGACCACAGCCCCGAACTCCGCGACACCACCGAACACATGGCCGACGTCGTCATCGACCTCCGCCAGACGGTCACCGCGAGCGACGTCGAAACCCGCATCTCCATTCCGAAACTCCGCGGCGGCCGCGCCCTCAGCGAGACCATCAAACTCAACCTCGGCGACCGCGTCCGGATCGACACCTCCCGGGATATCGCGTAG
- a CDS encoding ABC transporter ATP-binding protein: MSLLAVRDLDAGYGEDLQILHGVDIDVADGEYVTIVGPNGAGKSTVMKSVFGLTTHMGGSVTFDDTDITGMPPEEVIYEGLGYVPQNDNIFPTLSVRENLEMGAYILDDVPQDALDAVFERFPILDERQSQKAGTMSGGQQQMLAMGRALMLDPDLLMLDEPSAGLAPDLVDDMFDRIDEINDDGTAILMVEQNAKEALQRCDRGYVLAQGQNRYMDEGDVLLADEEVRQQFLGG; encoded by the coding sequence GTGAGCCTCCTGGCGGTTCGCGACCTCGACGCGGGGTACGGCGAAGACCTCCAGATTCTCCACGGCGTCGACATAGACGTCGCGGACGGCGAGTACGTCACCATCGTCGGGCCGAACGGCGCGGGGAAGTCCACGGTGATGAAGTCCGTCTTCGGCCTCACCACCCACATGGGCGGCTCCGTCACCTTCGACGACACGGACATCACGGGCATGCCGCCCGAGGAGGTCATCTACGAAGGCCTCGGCTACGTCCCGCAGAACGACAACATCTTCCCGACGCTCTCGGTGCGCGAGAACCTCGAGATGGGCGCGTACATCCTCGACGACGTCCCGCAGGACGCCCTCGACGCCGTCTTCGAGCGCTTCCCCATCCTCGACGAACGCCAGTCCCAGAAGGCCGGGACGATGAGCGGCGGGCAACAGCAGATGCTCGCGATGGGCCGCGCGCTCATGCTCGACCCCGACCTCCTCATGCTCGACGAGCCGAGCGCCGGCCTCGCGCCCGACCTCGTCGACGACATGTTCGACCGGATCGACGAAATCAACGACGACGGCACGGCGATACTCATGGTCGAGCAGAACGCCAAGGAAGCCCTGCAGCGCTGTGACCGCGGCTACGTCCTCGCGCAGGGCCAGAACCGCTACATGGACGAGGGCGACGTCCTCCTCGCCGACGAGGAGGTCCGCCAGCAGTTCCTCGGCGGCTAA
- a CDS encoding branched-chain amino acid ABC transporter permease, whose product MAANPLESYISENSVPALVLTVFLVLVGVGLLLDLAFRLATDPSIVSTMATYTWDGLTLGLVLGLAGVGLSMTYSILNFANFAHGDYLTTGAFAGWATTWAIAGFGSADLGSLILLGAGGDTYASDVGVNVLAAPLGIVAGLVVAVVATILLSLFIDRTVFKPLRSAEGITVLIASIGVALALRYVIVLVWQQSKRGLTSGETNAFTWTRGSETLLQISWSDITLVVITVGLMLGIHLLLQTTKLGKAMRAMADNEDLARITGIPTERVVTWTWIVGGGLAGAAGYLIALKQGTLGYNLGWLLLLLIFAAVILGGIGSVYGAIGGGLIIGLAAKVSLLWLPESSFARPTAFLVMILILVLRPQGLFAGRETA is encoded by the coding sequence ATGGCCGCAAATCCCTTAGAATCGTACATTTCGGAGAACTCGGTGCCCGCGCTGGTCCTCACCGTCTTCCTGGTCCTCGTCGGCGTCGGCCTCCTTCTCGACCTCGCCTTCCGGCTCGCCACCGACCCGAGTATCGTGTCGACGATGGCGACGTACACGTGGGACGGGCTCACGCTCGGCCTCGTCCTCGGGTTGGCAGGCGTCGGTCTCTCCATGACGTACAGCATTCTGAACTTCGCGAACTTCGCGCACGGCGACTACCTCACGACCGGCGCGTTCGCCGGCTGGGCGACGACGTGGGCGATCGCGGGCTTCGGCTCCGCGGACCTCGGCAGCCTCATCCTGCTCGGCGCGGGCGGCGACACCTACGCCAGTGACGTCGGCGTGAACGTCCTCGCCGCGCCGCTCGGCATCGTCGCCGGCCTCGTCGTCGCCGTCGTCGCGACGATACTCCTCTCGCTGTTCATCGACCGCACCGTCTTCAAACCGCTGCGGAGCGCGGAAGGCATCACCGTCCTCATCGCCTCTATCGGTGTCGCGCTCGCGCTCCGGTACGTCATCGTTCTCGTCTGGCAGCAGTCGAAACGCGGCCTCACCAGCGGCGAGACGAACGCGTTCACGTGGACGCGCGGCAGCGAGACCCTCCTCCAGATCTCCTGGAGCGACATCACGCTCGTCGTCATCACCGTCGGACTGATGCTCGGCATCCACCTCCTCTTGCAGACGACGAAGCTCGGGAAGGCGATGCGCGCCATGGCCGACAACGAGGACCTCGCGCGCATCACGGGTATCCCGACGGAGCGCGTCGTCACGTGGACGTGGATCGTCGGCGGCGGCCTCGCGGGCGCGGCCGGCTACCTCATCGCGCTCAAACAGGGGACGCTCGGCTACAACCTCGGCTGGCTCCTCTTGCTCCTCATCTTCGCCGCCGTCATCCTCGGCGGCATCGGGAGCGTCTACGGCGCAATCGGCGGCGGCCTCATCATCGGGCTCGCCGCGAAGGTGAGCCTCCTCTGGCTCCCCGAGAGCTCGTTCGCCCGGCCGACCGCGTTCCTCGTCATGATTCTCATCCTCGTCCTGCGCCCGCAGGGCCTCTTCGCAGGGAGGGAGACAGCATGA
- a CDS encoding branched-chain amino acid ABC transporter permease, whose protein sequence is MSDEPFIDRAAERLGGDLGLVIAFFVGIYALYIAFGLLLGYGANGTANALRRITFLAAVYALAVLALNLHWGYTGLFNIGVAGFMAVGVYTMAMVSAAPVPGAAAGSFQGGLGLPLWVGILAGMAAAGLFGAVASLPALRLRADYLAIVTIGLSEIARFTYQSTTFQPWTGGGSGFTLDSTPASVVADLSPNVAVGGVSAPVVNGWFYAIFLLVMVGVFYWFLARVANSPFGRVLAGIREDEEATQSLGKHTPKFKMKSFVVGCAFMGLVGILWQGSRGFINPTTFKPQVTFFIWIAIIIGGAGSNTGSVLGGALFAGLLFEGPRYVANVLSEFLALPSSPDTILQAFGGPGVFLSYFMNNVGPIRLILTGVVLVVLMHRRPDGLLGHRQEPAAAVNILGDRGDESRSTTTGEALATDATDDDATEGNGGESK, encoded by the coding sequence ATGAGCGACGAACCGTTCATCGACCGGGCCGCAGAACGCCTCGGCGGCGACCTCGGTCTCGTCATCGCGTTCTTCGTCGGCATCTACGCGCTGTACATCGCGTTCGGCCTCCTCCTCGGATACGGGGCGAACGGCACGGCGAACGCGCTCCGCCGCATCACGTTCCTCGCGGCCGTCTACGCGCTCGCCGTCCTCGCCCTGAACCTCCACTGGGGGTACACGGGCCTGTTCAACATCGGCGTCGCCGGCTTCATGGCCGTCGGCGTCTACACGATGGCGATGGTGAGCGCCGCCCCCGTCCCGGGTGCCGCTGCAGGCTCCTTCCAGGGCGGCCTCGGACTCCCGCTCTGGGTCGGCATCCTCGCCGGCATGGCCGCCGCCGGCCTCTTCGGGGCCGTCGCGAGCCTCCCCGCGCTCCGGTTGCGCGCGGACTACCTCGCCATCGTCACCATCGGTCTCTCCGAGATCGCGCGGTTCACCTACCAGTCGACGACCTTCCAGCCGTGGACGGGCGGCGGGAGCGGGTTCACCCTCGACTCCACGCCCGCGTCCGTCGTCGCCGACCTCTCGCCGAACGTCGCAGTCGGCGGCGTCAGCGCCCCCGTCGTCAACGGGTGGTTCTACGCCATCTTCCTCCTCGTGATGGTCGGCGTCTTCTACTGGTTCCTCGCGCGCGTCGCGAACTCGCCGTTCGGCCGCGTGCTCGCCGGTATCCGCGAAGACGAGGAAGCGACGCAGAGCCTCGGGAAGCACACGCCGAAGTTCAAGATGAAGTCCTTCGTCGTCGGCTGTGCGTTCATGGGTCTCGTGGGCATCCTCTGGCAGGGCTCCCGCGGGTTCATCAACCCGACGACGTTCAAACCCCAGGTGACGTTCTTCATCTGGATCGCCATCATCATCGGCGGCGCGGGGTCGAACACGGGGAGCGTCCTCGGCGGCGCGCTCTTCGCCGGCCTCCTCTTCGAGGGGCCGCGCTACGTCGCGAACGTCCTCTCCGAGTTCCTCGCGCTCCCGTCCAGCCCGGACACCATCCTCCAGGCCTTCGGCGGCCCCGGCGTCTTCCTCTCCTACTTCATGAACAACGTCGGCCCCATCCGCCTCATCCTCACGGGCGTCGTCCTCGTCGTCCTGATGCATCGGCGGCCCGACGGCCTCCTCGGCCACCGTCAGGAGCCCGCCGCCGCCGTCAACATCCTCGGCGACCGCGGGGACGAATCGCGCTCGACGACCACCGGCGAAGCGCTCGCCACCGACGCGACCGACGACGACGCCACCGAGGGGAACGGGGGTGAGTCGAAGTGA
- a CDS encoding GNAT family N-acetyltransferase gives MTTEATIEPATTDDLDAVLDLWVDLVADQRQHGTHLLAEPNRTTARDVVSQYIVTDNLLVARTRQIVGFVMFHVETGLYQEDATRGLIDNVYVTEPYRHDGIGSRLLDAAETRLRDDDVDTLAISVMADNDDARALYESRGYTPHRVLMERPAETDTNSTPDRE, from the coding sequence ATGACCACCGAGGCGACTATCGAACCCGCGACCACCGACGACCTCGACGCCGTCCTCGACCTCTGGGTCGACCTCGTCGCCGACCAACGCCAACACGGCACCCACCTCCTCGCCGAACCCAACCGCACCACCGCCCGCGACGTCGTCAGCCAGTACATCGTCACCGACAACCTCCTCGTCGCGCGAACCCGCCAAATCGTCGGGTTCGTCATGTTCCACGTCGAAACCGGCCTCTACCAGGAGGACGCCACGCGCGGCCTCATCGACAACGTCTACGTCACCGAACCCTACCGACACGACGGCATCGGCTCCCGCCTCCTCGACGCCGCCGAAACCCGCCTCCGCGACGACGACGTCGACACACTCGCCATCTCCGTCATGGCCGACAACGACGACGCCCGCGCCCTCTACGAGTCCCGCGGCTACACCCCCCACCGCGTCCTCATGGAACGCCCCGCCGAAACCGACACAAACTCAACCCCCGACCGAGAATAG